TAAGGCTAACAACCAAAAATCGTATGGATCGCTGTACGTTTCTAAACTTCCAAGCCGATATTTTTGAATTGATATAAATTTGTTCTCCCAATTGCTCAAAAACTTCTTGTTCATTTAAACTAATATCATAGAATTTTTTTGAGAACTCCTTAATACTTCCAAACTTGGTAATGACATCACCGAAGTAAAAAACATTCGGGCTATAGTTTCCCTCTAATTTTGGTATGAAACAGCGTATGCTATAAAAAATAGAAACTGTGGTAGCTACAAACCATAGCCCTATAAATACATAGAAGAATATGACATTAGACACGGAATGCATAACCGGTGCGGCACTTTGATAAATGAAGTTTAGAATTATGCCGTAGAAAGAGAGTATAAGTCCTGCTTTTAGTTCAGAAGCTTTTATAAGACTGGATATATAATTAATGGTACCCCAGTAATGATCCACCAGTTCTTCTGAATGCCCCTTAGATTTAAGTTCATCAATCAGTTCTTTTTCAAAAGCGGATAACGGATTCTCTTTTTGCTTGGTTTTGGTATTTTTTTTGTTTTTAGATGAAACTGGTTTGGTCATAGATTGAAATTTAAAGACTCCAAAGAATTATTCTAGCACATTATATATTATTACAGGTTGTGCCTTATTTTTCATTTCAATTTGCCCCATATTTTCACATTTAAAGGCTTCTTTCACTTGCTCATAGCAACCGTCGCATATGATTATCTGGTTTTCCTTTGCGGCGTCCTGTAATCTTGCTGCGGTGTTTACGGTATCCCCAATGACCGTATAATCCAAGCGTCGTAGTGTGGCCGACCCAATGTTGCCAGAAATCATTTCCCCGCTTTTAATGCCGATGGATACTTTTGGTTGGTACATTTCTTCACCTTCTTGTTTGGGAAGCTTGTTCACTTGGTTGCGTATGGCCAAAGCCGCATCTATTGCCCTATCCAGATGATATTCTCCTTTGAACACCGCCATGACCGCATCTCCTATGAATTTATCAATATGTCCATTTTGTTCCATGATTTCTTTTACCATGGTGTCAAAATAGGTGTTCAGCATTTT
This window of the Maribacter cobaltidurans genome carries:
- a CDS encoding Pycsar system effector family protein translates to MTKPVSSKNKKNTKTKQKENPLSAFEKELIDELKSKGHSEELVDHYWGTINYISSLIKASELKAGLILSFYGIILNFIYQSAAPVMHSVSNVIFFYVFIGLWFVATTVSIFYSIRCFIPKLEGNYSPNVFYFGDVITKFGSIKEFSKKFYDISLNEQEVFEQLGEQIYINSKISAWKFRNVQRSIRFLVVSLILLLITSVYYGFLRLF